The Taeniopygia guttata chromosome 19, bTaeGut7.mat, whole genome shotgun sequence genome window below encodes:
- the POR gene encoding NADPH--cytochrome P450 reductase, giving the protein MGEPGMDPTMPAADSPAQQDSLFSMMDVFLISLITGLFTYWFFFRKKKEEVPDLPKMQSVAAPVRDSSFIEKMKKTGRNIVVFYGSQTGTAEEFANRLSKDAHRYGLRGMAADPEEYDLSDLSRLSEIDKSLAVFCMATYGEGDPTDNAQDFYDWLQEADADLSGLRFAVFGLGNKTYEHFNAMGKYVDKRLEELGAQRIFELGLGDDDGNLEEDFITWREQFWPAVCEHFGVEATGEESSIRQYELVVHTDVNMNKVYTGEMGRLKSYENQKPPFDAKNPFLAQVTENRKLNEGGERHLMHLELDISNSKIRYESGDHVAVYPANDSSLVNQIGELLGTDLDTVMSLNNLDEESNKKHPFPCPTSYRTALTYYLDITNPPRTNVLYELAQYASDAGEQERLRKMASSAAEGKALYLSWVVEARRNILAILQDMPSLRPPIDHLCELLPRLQARYYSIASSSKVHPNSIHICAVTVEYETKTGRLNKGVATSWLRSKVPEQNGSSSLVPMYVRKSQFRLPFKPSTPVIMIGPGTGIAPFIGFIQERAWLKQQGKEVGETVLYYGCRREHEDYLYREELARFQKEGVLTQLNVAFSRDQAEKVYVQHLLKKNKENVWKLINEGMAHIYVCGDARNMARDVQNTFYEIVSEFGNMSQPQAVDYVKKLMTKGRYSLDVWS; this is encoded by the exons ATGGGGGAGCCCGGCATGGACCCAACCatgccagctgctgacagccctgcacagcaggaCTCTCTCTTCAGCATGATGGACGTGTTCCTCATCTCCCTCATCACTGGACTTTTTACCTACTGGTTTTTCTTCCgcaagaaaaaggaggaagtgCCTGACCTCCCCAAAATGCAGTCAGT agcagctccagtgagAGACAGCAGCTTCAttgagaagatgaagaagacg ggCCGAAATATAGTGGTTTTCTATGGTTCCCAGACGGGCACAGCAGAGGAGTTTGCCAATCGCCTCTCCAAAGATGCCCATCGCTATGGCCTCCGGGGCATGGCAGCAGATCCAGAGGAGTATGACCTG TCGGACCTGAGTCGCCTCTCTGAGATTGACAAGTCCTTGGCAGTGTTCTGCATGGCCACCTATGGAGAGGGGGATCCCACAGATAATGCCCAGGATTTCTACGActggctgcaggaggctgatgcTGACCTCTCGGGTCTGCGGTTTGCA GTGTTTGGGCTGGGGAACAAAACTTATGAGCACTTCAATGCCATGGGGAAGTACGTGGACAAGAGACTGGAGGAGCTTGGAGCCCAGCGCATCtttgagctggggctgggagatGACGATGGCAA CCTGGAGGAAGATTTCATCACCTGGAGAGAGCAGTTCTGGCCAGCAGTGTGTGAGCACTTTGGGGTGGAGGCTACAGGAGAAGagtccag catCCGGCAGTACGAGCTGGTGGTGCACACAGATGTGAACATGAACAAAGTCTACACGGGGGAGATGGGCAGACTCAAGAGCTACGAGAACCAGAAGCC CCCATTTGATGCCAAGAACCCCTTCCTGGCTCAGGTTACAGAGAACCGCAAGCTGAACGAGGGTGGAGAGCGACACTTGATGCACCTGGAGCTGGATATCTCCAATTCCAAAATCAG gtATGAGTCTGGGGACCACGTGGCCGTGTACCCAGCCAACGACTCCTCCCTGGTGAACCAGATTGGTGAGCTCCTGGGCACGGACCTGGACACTGTCATGTCCCTAAACAACTTGGATG AGGAATCCAACAAGAAGcatcccttcccctgccccacaTCGTACCGGACAGCCCTGACCTACTACCTGGACATCACCAACCCTCCCCGCACCAACGTCCTGTACGAGCTGGCCCAGTACGCCTCGGACGCCGGCGAGCAGGAGCGCCTCCGCAAAATGGCCTCGTCTGCTGCCGAGGGCAAG GCGCTGTACCTCAGCTGGGTGGTGGAGGCCCGCAGGAACATCCTGGCCATCCTGCAGGACATGCCCTCCCTGCGCCCCCCCATCGACCACCTGTGCGAGCTCCTGCCCCGCCTGCAGGCCCGCTACTACTCCATCGCCTCCTCCTCCAAG GTCCATCCCAACTCCATTCACATCTGTGCCGTGACGGTGGAGTACGAGACCAAGACGGGCCGCCTGAACAAAGGGGTGGCCACCAGCTGGCTGAGGAGCAAGGTGCCTGAGCAGAAcgggagcagctccctggtgCCCATGTACGTGCGGAAGTCGCAGTTCCGGCTGCCCTTCAAGCCCAGCACGCCCGTGATCATGATCGGGCCGGGCACCGGCATCGCCCCCTTCATCGGCTTCATCCAGGAGCGCGCCTGGCTGAAGCAGCAGG gcAAAGAGGTGGGTGAGACAGTGCTTTACTATGGCTGCCGCCGTGAGCACGAGGACTACCTGTACCGGGAGGAGCTGGCCCGCTTCCAGAAGGAGGGAGTCCTCACCCAGCTCAACGTGGCCTTTTCCAGGGACCAGGCTGAGAAG GTTTATGTCCAGCACTTACTgaagaagaacaaagaaaacGTCTGGAAGCTGATTAATGAGGGGATGGCTCACATCTATGTGTGCGG CGATGCCCGGAACATGGCCCGGGACGTGCAGAACACCTTCTACGAGATCGTGTCCGAGTTTGGCAACATGAGCCAGCCCCAGGCTGTGGACTATGTAAAGAAACTGATGACAAAGGGCCGCTACTCCCTGGATGTGTGGAGCTAA
- the TMEM120A gene encoding transmembrane protein 120A, translating into MAWGASLAECLREWEELQDGYQRIQDNHRLYKQKLEELTKLQDGISSSIARQKKRLKELSLSLRKCKAQATPEQKTSIQETQSLIKERQNVFFEMEAYLPKKNGLYLSLVLGNVNVTLLSKQAKFAYKDEYEKFKLYLTIILLIVSFSCRFLLNSRVTDAVFNFLLVWYYCTLTIRESILINNGSKIKGWWVFHHYISTFLSGVMLTWPDGLMYQMFRNQFLSFSMYQSFVQFLQYYYQSGCLYRLRALGERHNMDLTVEGFQSWMWRGLTFLLPFLFFGQFWQLYNAITLFRMLQHPECKEWQVLMCGLPFSILFLGNFFTTLRVVHQKIQNKNQDTKEN; encoded by the exons ATGGCCTGGGGCGCCTCGCTCGCCGAGTGCCTGCGCGAgtgggaggagctgcaggacgGCTACCAGCGCATCCAG GACAACCACCGGCTGTACAAGCAGAAACTCGAGGAGCTGACCAAGCTGCAGGATGGGATCTCCAGCTCCATCGCCCGGCAGAAGAAGCGGCTGAAGGAGCTGTCGCTCTCCCTCAGAAA ATGCAAAGCCCAGGCGACTCCCGAGCAGAAAACATCCATCCAAGAGACCCAGAGCCTGATTAAAGAGAGGCAGAACGTGTTCTTTGAGATGGAGGCCTATCTGCCAAAGAAGAACGG GTTGTACCTGAGTCTGGTGCTCGGCAATGTGAACGTGACCCTGCTCAGCAAACAGGCCAA GTTTGCATACAAAGATGAGTACGAGAAGTTCAAGCTCTACCTCACCATCATCCTACTCATTGTCTCCTTCTCCTGTCGGTTCCTCCTCAACTCCAG GGTGACAGACGCCGTCTTTAACTTCCTCCTGGTGTGGTACTACTGCACCCTCACCATCCGCGAGAGCATCCTGATCAACAACGGCTCCAA GATCAAAGGCTGGTGGGTTTTCCATCACTACATCTCCACCTTCCTCTCGGGTGTCATGCTGACGTG GCCAGATGGGCTCATGTACCAGATGTTCAGGAACCAGtttctctccttctccatgTACCAGA GCTTTGTGCAGTTCCTGCAGTATTACTACCAGAGTGGGTGCTTGTACCGGCTGCGAGCGCTGGGAGAGAGGCACAACATGGATCTGACTGTGG AGGGCTTCCAGTCCTGGATGTGGAGAGGCCTCACGTTCCTGCTCCCCTTCCTCTTCTTTGggcag TTCTGGCAGCTCTACAACGCCATCACGCTGTTCCGCATGCTCCAGCACCCCGAGTGCAAGGAGTGGCAG GTCCTCATGTGCGGCCTCCCCTTCTCCATCCTCTTCCTGGGCAACTTCTTCACCACCCTCCGTGTCGTCCACCAGAAGATTCAGAACAAGAACCAGGACACGAAGGAGAACTGA
- the STYXL1 gene encoding serine/threonine/tyrosine-interacting-like protein 1 isoform X1 — MAGVMFCEPRQLYNIINQYRWRSRLAEHNYLCLLDARSQCEFDESHIITAQRIKLSPAGEYVIPNPEVLSYVRFCVVYDHDTGFLEEEEEEEEEEEDTGSSTASETEISSSDPLCSQNGGEGDALLHARNLEQFTRHPVLLLKGGYRRFSACYHFLKSHKTLWMPQELDTFQPYPVEILPAKLYMGNFKQASDKQIQKDLKIKALVNVSEQPVTLLAEEGKSLHVSVPDSLEADLFSSFPTISHFIDAQLAVGAVLVFSSLGISRSSTATMAYLMHSCRFSLQRAWKYLLKCKMNMRPHRGFVEQLSAWETQIYGFPVTDVSEPNY, encoded by the exons ATGGCGGGGGTGATGTTCTGCGAGCCCCGACAGCTCTACAACATCATCAACCAGTACCGGTGGAGATCGCGGCTGGCGGAGCACAACTACCTGTGCCTGCTGG ATGCCCGTTCTCAGTGTGAATTCGACGAGAGCCACATTATTACAGCCCAAAGGATTAAACTG AGTCCTGCAGGGGAGTATGTGATCCCGAATCCCGAGGTGCTGAGCTATGTCAGATTCTGTGTGGTGTATGACCATGACACTGGCtttttggaggaggaggaggaggaggaggaggaggaggaagacacAG ggagcagcactgctTCAGAGACCGAAATCAGCAGCTCAGATCCTTTGTGTTCCCAGA ATGGTGGGGAAGGAGATGCCCTCCTCCATGCCAGAAACTTGGAGCAGTTCACCCGCCACCCCGTGCTCCTGCTGAAGGGAGGGTACAGGCGTTTTTCAGCTTGTTACCATTTCCTGAAGAGCCACAAGACACTGTGGATGCCTCAG GAACTAGACACCTTCCAGCCATACCCTGTAGAAATACTGCCTGCAAAGCTATATATGGGCAATTTCAAGCAGGCCAGTGacaaacaaattcagaaagaTCTGAAGATCAAAGCACTGGTCAACGTCTCTGAACAGCCTGTAACACT GTTGGCAGAAGAAGGTAAATCCCTCCATGTATCTGTTCCCGATTCACTTGAAGCagatcttttttcttccttccccaccATTTCTCATTTCATAG ATGCTCAGCTGGCTGtgggagcagtgctggtgtTCTCCAGCCTGGGgatcagcaggagcagcacagccaccatGGCCTATCTGATGCACTCCTGCCGCTTTTCCCTGCag AGAGCTTGGAAATACCttctgaaatgcaaaatgaaCATGAGACCACACCGGGGCTTTGTGGAGCAGCTCTCAGCCTGGGAAACCCAAATCTATGGGTTCCCAGTCACAGATGTGTCTGAACCAAATTACTGA
- the STYXL1 gene encoding serine/threonine/tyrosine-interacting-like protein 1 isoform X2, translating to MAGVMFCEPRQLYNIINQYRWRSRLAEHNYLCLLDARSQCEFDESHIITAQRIKLSPAGEYVIPNPEVLSYVRFCVVYDHDTGFLEEEEEEEEEEEDTGSSTASETEISSSDPLCSQNGGEGDALLHARNLEQFTRHPVLLLKGGYRRFSACYHFLKSHKTLWMPQELDTFQPYPVEILPAKLYMGNFKQASDKQIQKDLKIKALVNVSEQPVTLLAEEGKSLHVSVPDSLEADLFSSFPTISHFIESLEIPSEMQNEHETTPGLCGAALSLGNPNLWVPSHRCV from the exons ATGGCGGGGGTGATGTTCTGCGAGCCCCGACAGCTCTACAACATCATCAACCAGTACCGGTGGAGATCGCGGCTGGCGGAGCACAACTACCTGTGCCTGCTGG ATGCCCGTTCTCAGTGTGAATTCGACGAGAGCCACATTATTACAGCCCAAAGGATTAAACTG AGTCCTGCAGGGGAGTATGTGATCCCGAATCCCGAGGTGCTGAGCTATGTCAGATTCTGTGTGGTGTATGACCATGACACTGGCtttttggaggaggaggaggaggaggaggaggaggaggaagacacAG ggagcagcactgctTCAGAGACCGAAATCAGCAGCTCAGATCCTTTGTGTTCCCAGA ATGGTGGGGAAGGAGATGCCCTCCTCCATGCCAGAAACTTGGAGCAGTTCACCCGCCACCCCGTGCTCCTGCTGAAGGGAGGGTACAGGCGTTTTTCAGCTTGTTACCATTTCCTGAAGAGCCACAAGACACTGTGGATGCCTCAG GAACTAGACACCTTCCAGCCATACCCTGTAGAAATACTGCCTGCAAAGCTATATATGGGCAATTTCAAGCAGGCCAGTGacaaacaaattcagaaagaTCTGAAGATCAAAGCACTGGTCAACGTCTCTGAACAGCCTGTAACACT GTTGGCAGAAGAAGGTAAATCCCTCCATGTATCTGTTCCCGATTCACTTGAAGCagatcttttttcttccttccccaccATTTCTCATTTCATAG AGAGCTTGGAAATACCttctgaaatgcaaaatgaaCATGAGACCACACCGGGGCTTTGTGGAGCAGCTCTCAGCCTGGGAAACCCAAATCTATGGGTTCCCAGTCACAGATGTGTCTGA
- the MDH2 gene encoding malate dehydrogenase, mitochondrial (The RefSeq protein has 2 substitutions compared to this genomic sequence) translates to MLSRLSTATAAALRRGIATSAQNNAKVAVLGASGGIGQPLSLLLKNSPLVTKLSLYDIAHTPGVAADLSHIETRANVKGFMGPEQLPECLKGCDVVVIPAGVPRKPGMTRDDLFNTNASIVASLTTACAKHCPEAMICIISNPVNSTIPITSEVFKKHGVYNPNKIFGVTTLDIVRANTFVAELKGLDPARVTVPVIGGHAGKTIIPLISQCTPKVEFPQDQLEKLTARIQEAGTEVVQAKAGAGSATLSMAYAGARFVFSLLDAMSGKQGVVECAFVRSDVTEVPYFSTPLQLGKKGIEKNLGLGKLSSFEEKMVAAALPELKGSIKKGEEFAKNFK, encoded by the exons ATGCTGTCCCGCCTCAGcaccgccaccgccgccgccctGCGCCGCGGCATCGCCACCTCCGCACAG AACAATGCCaaggtggcagtgctgggggccTCGGGGGGCATtgggcagcccctgtccctgctgctgaagAACAGCCCTCTGGTCAGCAAGCTCAGCCTCTACGACATCGCTCACACTCCGGGCGTGGCAGCCGACCTCAGCCACATCGAGACCAGAGCCAATGTCAAAG GCTTCATGGGACCTGAGCAGTTGCCAGAATGTCTGAAGGGCTGTGATGTTGTTGTTATTCCAGCAGGAGTCCCAAGAAAACCAG GTATGACCCGTGACGACCTGTTCAACACCAATGCCAGCATTGTTGCCTCTTTGACAACTGCCTGTGCAAAGCACTGTCCAGAAGCCATGATCTGTATCATTTCTAACCCA GTAAATTCAACCATCCCAATAACTTCAGAAGTCTTCAAGAAGCACGGTGTGTATAATCCCAACAAAATCTTTGGTGTTACAACACTGGACATCGTCAGAGCGAATACTTTTGTGGCTGAACTAAAG GGCTTGGATCCAGCTCGAGTAACTGTTCCAGTTATTGGTGGCCATGCTGGGAAGACCATCATCCCTCTGATCTCTCAG TGCACACCAAAAGTGGAGTTTCCTCAGGATCAGCTGGAGAAGCTTACAGCAAGAATTCAAGAAGCTGGGACTGAAGTTGTCCAAGCTAAAGCAGGAGCAG GATCTGCCACCTTGTCCATGGCCTATGCTGGTGCTCGATTTGTGTTCTCCCTGTTGGATGCCATGAGTGGAAAGCAGGGGGTTGTTGAGTGTGCCTTTGTTCGATCGGACGTGACAGAGGTCCCATACTTCTCTACACCTCTGCAGCTGGGG AAAAAAGGAATTGAGAAGAACCTGGGCCTTGGCAAGCTCTCCCCTTTTGAAGAGAAGATGGTTGCTGCTGCCTTGCCTGAGCTGAAGGGTTCTATTaagaaaggagaggaatttgCAAAGAACTTCAAGTGA